Proteins found in one Triticum aestivum cultivar Chinese Spring chromosome 4D, IWGSC CS RefSeq v2.1, whole genome shotgun sequence genomic segment:
- the LOC123100300 gene encoding uncharacterized protein — MAGCCVFLRRPSTSSAYRLGYHSLDGDHEAGPPPAPASVTVVVGKERRVFAVDQLVLDTYPFRVLLETAARKEERRGKALFVDVDAILFEHILWLAGCHDRSAVSLLQPDLKDIIDFYSQDA; from the coding sequence ATGGCCGGCTGCTGCGTCTTCCTCCGGCGgccgtcgacctcctccgcctACCGCCTCGGGTACCACTCcctcgacggcgaccacgaggccGGCCCGCCCCCGGCCCCGGCGTCGGTGACGGTGGTGGTCGGGAAGGAGCGGCGGGTGTTCGCGGTGGACCAGCTGGTGCTCGACACCTACCCGTTCCGGGTGCTCCTGGAGACGGCGGCCAGGAAGGAGGAGCGCAGGGGCAAGGCCCTCTTCGTGGACGTCGACGCCATCCTCTTCGAGCACATCCTCTGGCTCGCCGGCTGCCACGACCGCTCCGCCGTCTCCCTCCTCCAGCCCGACCTCAAGGACATCATCGACTTCTACTCCCAGGACGCCTGA